Part of the Ruania alba genome is shown below.
CCACGGGTGCATCAGGAGTCAGGCCACGTCGCCACGGGCGATGAGCTCGCGCGCGAGCTTGCGGTAGTTGTAGGCGCCGGCATGGTTCGGGGCGTAGGTGGTGATCGGCTCGGTCGCCACCGAGGCGTCCGGGAACTTCACCGTCCGCGCAATCACCGTGTCGAAGACGGTCTCGCCGAACGCCTCCCTCACTCGCGCGAGCACCTCGCGGGAGTGCAACGTGCGGTTGTCCACCATGGTGGCGAGGATGCCGTCGGTGTGCAGGCGCGGGTTCAGGCGGTCCCGCACCTTGTCGATCGTCTCCACCAGCAGGGCCACGCCGCGCAGCGCGAAGAACTCGGTCTCCAGCGGAATGATCACCCCGTGGGCCGCCGTCAGGGCGTTGACCGTGAGCAGCCCGAGCGAGGGTTGGCAGTCGATCAGGATCACGTCGTAGTCGTCCGCGACGGGGCGCAGCACGCGGCCGAGCGCCTGCTCGCGGGCCACCTCGTTCACCAGCTGCACCTCGGCCGCAGAGAGGTCGATGTTCGCCGGCACGAGGTCCAGGTCCGGAACCACGGTCTGCTGGATGACCTGGTGGATGTCCGGCTTGGCGGCCATCAGCTCGGTGTAGACGGTCTGATCGAGCTCGTGCGCGTTGAAGCCGAGACCGGCCGACGCGGCGCCCTGCGGGTCGAAATCGACGATCAGGACCTTGCGGCCGTACTCCGCCAGCGCGGCGCCGAGGTTGATGGTCGTGGTGGTCTTTCCCACCCCGCCCTTCTGGTTGCACATGGCAATGATGCGCGCCGGGCCGTGCCCGTTCAGCGGCTCCGGTACGGGGAAGTCGCGGTCGGTGCGGAGCTCGGTTGCATCGGTACTCACCCCGCCAAACCTACTGGCCACTGGGGCCATTACCAACCGCGCACGCCGTTCAGGGCGTGACCAGTGCGGGTAGTCCGGGCTCGTTGCGGGGTACTCCGGCTCCCCTCAGGTCCTGACGAGAGCGGGTCACGTCGACGTCGGGCCGACGATCGCGGCGTGCGCATTATTCCCTTGGCTGTGCCAGATCATGGGTGCCAGGCTGTCTGCGGACCGTACCCGCGCCGCCCGATCGGGCCGCGCGGCCAAGACGAAGGAGGTGGCGAGATGACCGTCACGATGCGTTCGACCATCCCCACCTGCTGCGTTCTTGGAGCCTCACGTGAGCACACCTTCCTCTCCCTTCGACCTACCCGGCGGGTTCGATCTCGCTGACGACCAACGCTGGACCATGTACGGCGAACCCGGGGTCCTCACCGGACCCGCGCCCGTCCCGGACTGGCTCATCACTGACGACGGCGCCGTCGAAACCGAGATTGGCACCCTGAAGTCCGGCAAGGAAGCCGACGTGGACCTGTTGGAACGATCGGCGGCTGGTCGCGCCCACCTCCTCGCCGCGAAGCGATACCGATCGCGGACCCATCGTGACTTCCACCGCGACTCCACCTATACCGAGGGCCGGCGCGAACGTCGTTCCCGAGACCAGCGAGCGGTGGCACGCGGCACCCGATACGGCCGCACGGTGCAGGCAGGACAATGGGCGGCCACCGAGTTCTCCGTGCTCTGCGATCTGGCCGCCGCCGGGGCGCCTGTGCCCTACCCGGTGCAGCTGGACGGCACCGAGATCCTGATGGAGCTCGTCACCGACACCGCTGGAGACCCAGCGCCGCGGCTGGCCGCGACACGACCGGACCGCGCACTGCTCGCCCGCTATTGGGAGGACGTGCGCCGTGCCCTGCGGATGTTTGCCTCCCGACAGCTCGCGCACGGCGACCTCTCCCCGTACAACGTGCTCGCCACCGGTGAGCGGATCGTGGTGATCGACGTGCCGCAGGTGGTGGACCTGGTGGCGAACCCGCACGGTATCGAGATCCTCGACCGGGACTGCCGCACCATGTGCACCTGGTTCACCTCCCACGGTCTGCCACAGGACCCGGACGTGCTGCTCGCCGAGCTGATCTCGTTCGCATGGTG
Proteins encoded:
- a CDS encoding ParA family protein; translation: MASRFGGVSTDATELRTDRDFPVPEPLNGHGPARIIAMCNQKGGVGKTTTTINLGAALAEYGRKVLIVDFDPQGAASAGLGFNAHELDQTVYTELMAAKPDIHQVIQQTVVPDLDLVPANIDLSAAEVQLVNEVAREQALGRVLRPVADDYDVILIDCQPSLGLLTVNALTAAHGVIIPLETEFFALRGVALLVETIDKVRDRLNPRLHTDGILATMVDNRTLHSREVLARVREAFGETVFDTVIARTVKFPDASVATEPITTYAPNHAGAYNYRKLARELIARGDVA
- a CDS encoding serine protein kinase RIO yields the protein MSTPSSPFDLPGGFDLADDQRWTMYGEPGVLTGPAPVPDWLITDDGAVETEIGTLKSGKEADVDLLERSAAGRAHLLAAKRYRSRTHRDFHRDSTYTEGRRERRSRDQRAVARGTRYGRTVQAGQWAATEFSVLCDLAAAGAPVPYPVQLDGTEILMELVTDTAGDPAPRLAATRPDRALLARYWEDVRRALRMFASRQLAHGDLSPYNVLATGERIVVIDVPQVVDLVANPHGIEILDRDCRTMCTWFTSHGLPQDPDVLLAELISFAW